A single Lactuca sativa cultivar Salinas chromosome 8, Lsat_Salinas_v11, whole genome shotgun sequence DNA region contains:
- the LOC111876554 gene encoding ABC transporter G family member 8, with amino-acid sequence MGEPPPPPPSTTTTTTVAPPIKTYTLKATSISYTKSITTAATTIPILFFIKPCTTTLSPTSILDDISLTAYPSQILAIVGPSGAGKSTLLDILAARTAPTAGTLLLNSSPLTPSSYRKLSAYVPQHDSSLPVLTVSETFAFAAGLLQPKATQISDVVTSLLLELRLTHLAHTRLGHNLSGGERRRVSIGLSLLHDPGVLLLDEPTSGLDSSSAYNVMQTLRSIAISRRRTVILSIHQPSFKILSTIDRILLLSKGKVVHHGTLPSLQDYLLSNGFTVPPQLNSLEYAMEILTQLQVTKPIIAPPSPIDPVGTRTKYNDEVRYRSSRVQEIIALYSRFWKIIYRTKQLLLTNTLQALVVGVVLGTIYINIGFDKTGIEKRFGLFAFTLTFLLSSTTETLPIFINERPILLRETSSGVYRLSSYLIANTLVFFPYLLVIAIVYSVSVYFLVGLCQTWQAFGYFVLVIWVIVLMANSFILFLSSVAPNYITGTSLVTILLAGFFLFSGYFISKESMPKYWVFMHYFSMYKYALDALLINEYSCLISRCLIWYDEKNQTCMVTGADVMQKRGLHENQRWTNIYVLIGFFVFYRVLCLLFLIRRVSRSKK; translated from the coding sequence ATGGGAgagccacctccaccaccaccatcaacaaccacaacaacaacagtGGCGCCACCCATTAAAACCTACACTTTAAAAGCTACATCAATATCCTACACTAAATCCATCACCACCGCCGCCACAACTATACCTATTTTATTCTTCATCAAACCATGCACCACCACCCTATCACCAACTTCCATCCTCGATGACATCTCCCTCACCGCTTACCCCTCCCAAATCCTCGCCATCGTTGGCCCTAGTGGCGCCGGAAAATCCACTCTCCTCGACATTCTAGCCGCCCGGACTGCACCCACCGCCGGCACACTCCTCCTCAACTCCTCCCCGCTCACCCCCTCATCTTACCGGAAACTCTCCGCATATGTCCCACAACACGACTCCAGTTTACCGGTGCTCACTGTCTCTGAGACTTTCGCTTTCGCCGCCGGCCTACTGCAACCGAAAGCCACTCAAATATCAGACGTGGTGACCTCTCTGCTACTTGAGCTCCGGCTTACACATTTAGCTCATACACGGTTAGGGCACAATTTATCCGGTGGCGAAAGGAGACGTGTTTCTATAGGCTTGAGCTTACTCCATGATCCCGGAGTTTTACTTCTTGATGAACCCACCTCCGGTCTCGACAGCAGTTCGGCTTACAATGTCATGCAGACTCTCAGATCAATAGCGATTTCCCGTCGCCGGACTGTGATCTTATCGATACATCAACCGAGCTTTAAAATCCTTTCCACCATTGACAGAATTTTGTTGTTATCGAAGGGGAAAGTTGTTCATCATGGAACTCTACCTTCTCTTCAAGACTACCTCCTATCAAATGGTTTTACAGTTCCTCCACAGCTCAATTCACTCGAATACGCCATGGAAATACTAACACAGCTCCAAGTAACCAAACCCATTATTGCACCACCTTCCCCCATTGATCCTGTTGGAACCAGAACCAAATACAACGACGAGGTCCGATATCGTAGCTCGAGGGTTCAAGAGATCATCGCTCTATACAGCAGATTTTGGAAAATCATCTACAGAACAAAACAGTTACTTTTAACAAACACATTGCAGGCATTAGTTGTGGGTGTCGTGTTAGGAACAATTTACATCAATATCGGATTCGATAAAACTGGAATCGAGAAAAGGTTTGGCCTTTTTGCCTTCACTTTAACATTCCTCCTTTCTTCTACAACCGAAACACTCCCGATCTTCATCAATGAGAGGCCGATTCTGCTCCGAGAAACTTCAAGTGGCGTTTACAGGCTATCATCATACCTCATAGCAAACACCCTCGTTTTCTTCCCATACTTGCTCGTCATTGCGATAGTCTACTCTGTGTCAGTCTATTTCTTAGTGGGTCTCTGTCAAACATGGCAAGCATTCGGTTACTTCGTTTTAGTGATCTGGGTCATCGTTTTAATGGCGAATTCATTCATCCTGTTCCTGAGCTCCGTCGCACCAAACTACATCACCGGAACCTCTCTGGTGACGATACTTCTGGCCGGATTCTTCCTCTTTTCCGGCTACTTTATATCGAAAGAAAGCATGCCAAAGTACTGGGTGTTCATGCATTACTTCTCAATGTACAAGTATGCTCTGGATGCTCTGTTGATCAATGAGTATTCATGTTTGATCAGCAGATGTTTGATATGGTACGATGAGAAAAACCAGACGTGCATGGTGACAGGAGCAGATGTGATGCAGAAAAGAGGACTCCATGAGAATCAGAGATGGACTAACATATAcgtattgattgggttcttcgtGTTCTATCGTGTGCTTTGCTTGTTGTTCTTGATTAGAAGAGTTTCAAGATCAAAAAAGTAA